In the genome of Paenibacillus sp. FSL R5-0766, one region contains:
- the eno gene encoding phosphopyruvate hydratase, whose amino-acid sequence MTIISDVYAREVLDSRGNPTVEVEVYLESGAIGRAIVPSGASTGAHEAVELRDGDKSRYLGKGVLQAVKNVNETIAPEVIGMDALDQLGIDKLMITLDGTPNKGKLGANAILAVSMAVARAAADALDLPLYVYLGGFNAKALPVPMMNIINGGEHADNNIDVQEFMVLPVGAPSFKEALRVGAEIFHNLKSVLSSKGLNTAVGDEGGFAPNLGSNEEAITTIIEAIEKAGYKPGVDVFLGMDVASTEFYKDGKYTLAGEGKSYTSAEYVDLLASWVEKYPIITIEDGMSEDDWDGWKLLTEKLGDKVQLVGDDLFVTNTERLGRGIDEGIGNSILIKVNQIGTLTETFDAIEMAKRAGYTAVISHRSGESEDSTIADIAVATNAGQIKTGAPSRTDRIAKYNQLLRIEDQLGELAQYNGLKGFYNLKK is encoded by the coding sequence ATGACTATTATTTCTGACGTGTACGCTCGCGAAGTCCTCGACTCCCGCGGTAACCCTACAGTAGAAGTTGAAGTATACCTGGAGTCCGGCGCAATCGGACGCGCAATCGTTCCATCTGGTGCATCCACTGGTGCCCACGAAGCAGTTGAGCTTCGCGATGGCGACAAATCCCGTTACCTCGGTAAAGGTGTTCTGCAAGCTGTTAAAAACGTAAACGAAACAATCGCTCCAGAAGTTATCGGTATGGATGCATTGGATCAACTGGGTATCGACAAATTGATGATCACTTTGGATGGTACGCCAAACAAAGGTAAACTGGGTGCTAACGCAATCCTGGCTGTATCCATGGCAGTAGCTCGCGCAGCTGCTGACGCTCTGGACCTGCCATTGTACGTTTACCTGGGCGGATTCAACGCTAAAGCATTGCCAGTTCCAATGATGAACATCATCAACGGTGGTGAGCATGCTGACAACAACATCGACGTTCAAGAGTTCATGGTTCTTCCAGTTGGAGCACCAAGCTTCAAAGAAGCTCTTCGCGTAGGCGCAGAGATCTTCCACAACCTGAAATCTGTATTGAGCTCAAAAGGCTTGAACACAGCTGTAGGTGACGAAGGTGGTTTCGCACCAAACCTTGGTTCAAACGAAGAAGCAATCACTACAATCATCGAAGCAATTGAAAAAGCTGGTTACAAACCAGGCGTTGACGTATTCCTGGGTATGGACGTTGCTTCCACTGAGTTCTACAAAGATGGTAAGTACACACTTGCTGGCGAAGGTAAATCTTACACTTCCGCTGAGTATGTTGACCTTCTGGCTTCATGGGTTGAGAAATACCCAATCATCACAATCGAAGACGGTATGTCCGAAGATGACTGGGATGGTTGGAAATTGCTCACTGAGAAATTGGGCGACAAAGTACAACTCGTTGGTGATGACCTGTTCGTAACAAACACTGAGCGTCTGGGCAGAGGTATCGACGAAGGTATCGGTAACTCCATCTTGATCAAAGTTAACCAAATCGGTACATTGACTGAAACATTTGATGCAATCGAAATGGCTAAACGCGCAGGATACACAGCTGTAATCTCCCACCGTTCCGGTGAGTCCGAAGACAGCACAATCGCTGATATCGCTGTTGCAACTAACGCTGGTCAAATCAAAACGGGTGCTCCTTCCCGTACAGACCGTATCGCGAAGTACAACCAATTGCTCCGCATTGAGGATCAACTGGGTGAACTGGCTCAATACAATGGTCTTAAAGGATTCTACAACCTTAAAAAATAA
- the secG gene encoding preprotein translocase subunit SecG produces MDIALKLLLVVFSIGLITVVLLQHGKSAGLAGAISGGAEHLFGKTKARGLDLFLQRATVVLGAGFMILSIIVTVVSK; encoded by the coding sequence ATGGATATTGCTTTGAAATTGCTGCTCGTTGTTTTCTCGATCGGTCTAATCACTGTAGTATTGCTGCAGCACGGGAAAAGCGCTGGTTTGGCGGGTGCCATCTCCGGTGGTGCGGAACATCTTTTCGGTAAAACGAAAGCGCGCGGATTGGATCTCTTCCTGCAACGTGCAACGGTGGTACTGGGTGCAGGATTTATGATTTTGTCTATTATTGTTACGGTGGTTTCCAAGTAA
- the rnr gene encoding ribonuclease R produces the protein MITEQQLLDFMRETAYKPMTYQELEQHFAIEDAADFKAFLIMLNTLEESGKVLLTRNNRYGMPERMDLVRGRLQAHAKGFAFLIPEDREHPDVYIHANDMKSAMNGDTVLVKVTSQGPSGGRLEGEIVRIVTRAVTQVVGVFQSHEVYGFVIPDDKRINRDIFIPRTNFAGAVDGQKVVAKIVSYPEGRAAAEGEVIEILGHKDEPGIDILSVIRKHQLPEAFPDEVVEEAEKAPDSITDEEIVQQGRRDLRGLNIVTIDGEDAKDLDDAVNVEKLPNGNYRLGVHIADVGYYVQENSKLDQEAYNRGCSVYLVDRVIPMLPQRLSNGICSLNPQVDRLTLSCEMEFNDQMKVVKHDIFTSVIKTKERMTYSNVRKILEGEEPELLERYKDLVDDFHLMKEIALKLRAMRMRRGAVDFDFEESKIIVDAECKPVDIVKRERSIAEQIIEEFMLAANETVAEHFHWLKVPFIYRVHEDPDQEKLQNFLAFAANFGHQVKGRGNAIHPRALQSLLEDIKETKEQTVISTMMLRSMKQAKYDSEMSGHFGLAAEFYSHFTSPIRRYPDLVIHRVIREVIENNGALPENRQEYLAARMSDIAQQSSERERVAVEAERDTEKMKKAEYMLDKVGEEFEGMISSVTSFGMFIELENTVEGLIRLSALTDDYYHFDDQHMALIGERTSKVFRIGDEVKIRVARVSMEEYTIDFEMVDMKPRAERPGGFGGGRGGKGGRPSSGGGRGGAKGGPGGFSGSRGGKGGSSAAGASRGGRSTEESSKGGRGGRGGAASAGAGSSGGYAGKGGGKPKGERRAGDAGGSTGRGKGALSFGFGSGKGGYSSTSGGSDSSSTGGQGSGLNSGSGRGEGSFKSGKGGKGGSGRKNTSPSGVFIGENATPGGAQEGGAPRRKRKKSKGAAGNGTAAFVRKKKK, from the coding sequence ATGATAACAGAACAACAATTGCTCGACTTCATGCGGGAGACCGCTTATAAACCCATGACTTATCAGGAGTTGGAACAGCACTTCGCGATCGAAGATGCAGCTGATTTCAAAGCCTTTTTGATTATGCTTAATACGCTGGAGGAATCCGGTAAAGTTTTGCTGACCCGTAACAATCGCTATGGTATGCCAGAGCGCATGGACTTGGTACGTGGACGTTTACAGGCTCACGCCAAAGGGTTCGCTTTCCTCATTCCTGAGGATCGGGAGCACCCGGATGTGTACATTCATGCCAATGATATGAAGAGTGCGATGAATGGTGATACGGTATTGGTTAAAGTCACGTCTCAAGGACCTTCTGGCGGTCGTCTTGAAGGTGAGATCGTTCGCATTGTTACTCGTGCTGTAACACAAGTCGTTGGTGTGTTCCAAAGCCATGAAGTGTACGGCTTCGTCATTCCGGATGACAAACGGATTAATCGCGATATTTTCATCCCGCGTACCAACTTTGCTGGGGCGGTTGATGGACAGAAGGTCGTAGCAAAGATCGTCAGCTATCCGGAGGGTCGTGCGGCGGCCGAGGGTGAAGTGATCGAGATTCTCGGTCATAAGGATGAACCGGGTATCGATATTTTGTCCGTTATTCGCAAGCATCAGTTGCCTGAAGCTTTCCCCGACGAAGTGGTAGAAGAGGCTGAGAAAGCACCCGACTCCATCACGGATGAAGAGATTGTACAACAGGGTCGCCGTGATCTGCGTGGACTTAACATTGTCACGATTGATGGCGAAGATGCCAAGGATCTGGATGATGCTGTTAACGTAGAGAAACTGCCTAACGGGAACTACCGTCTAGGTGTTCATATTGCCGACGTTGGCTATTATGTGCAGGAGAATTCCAAGCTGGATCAGGAAGCTTACAACCGCGGATGCAGTGTGTATCTGGTAGACCGGGTTATTCCGATGCTACCTCAGCGTCTGTCCAACGGGATCTGTAGTTTGAACCCGCAGGTAGACCGCCTGACACTGTCATGTGAAATGGAGTTTAACGACCAGATGAAGGTTGTAAAACATGACATTTTCACAAGTGTAATCAAAACCAAAGAGCGGATGACGTATTCTAATGTCCGTAAAATCCTTGAAGGTGAAGAGCCGGAATTGCTCGAGCGTTATAAGGATCTTGTAGATGATTTCCATCTGATGAAAGAGATTGCCCTGAAGCTACGTGCTATGCGTATGCGCCGTGGTGCGGTTGACTTTGATTTTGAAGAATCCAAAATCATTGTGGACGCAGAGTGCAAACCGGTAGATATCGTGAAACGGGAACGTTCGATTGCTGAGCAAATTATTGAGGAATTCATGTTGGCAGCGAACGAAACAGTGGCAGAGCATTTCCACTGGTTGAAGGTTCCGTTCATTTATCGTGTGCACGAAGATCCCGATCAGGAAAAACTACAAAATTTCCTCGCCTTTGCGGCGAATTTTGGACACCAGGTCAAAGGACGTGGCAATGCAATTCATCCACGGGCGCTTCAATCGTTGCTTGAGGATATCAAAGAAACGAAAGAACAAACCGTGATTAGTACGATGATGCTCCGTTCCATGAAACAGGCGAAGTATGATTCTGAAATGTCAGGTCACTTTGGCCTCGCGGCAGAATTCTATAGTCACTTCACTTCTCCAATTCGTCGTTATCCCGATCTTGTCATTCACCGGGTGATTCGCGAAGTCATTGAAAATAATGGTGCTTTGCCGGAGAACCGTCAGGAATATTTGGCAGCACGTATGTCCGATATTGCGCAGCAGTCTTCGGAACGTGAACGTGTGGCGGTAGAAGCTGAGCGGGATACGGAGAAAATGAAAAAAGCCGAGTACATGCTCGATAAAGTAGGCGAAGAGTTCGAAGGTATGATCAGCAGTGTAACCAGCTTTGGTATGTTCATTGAACTGGAGAACACGGTTGAAGGTCTTATTCGCCTGAGCGCGCTCACGGACGACTATTACCATTTTGACGATCAGCATATGGCTCTGATTGGTGAACGTACCTCGAAAGTCTTCCGTATCGGTGATGAAGTGAAGATCCGTGTGGCACGTGTAAGCATGGAAGAGTACACGATTGATTTTGAAATGGTGGATATGAAACCTCGCGCTGAACGTCCTGGCGGCTTCGGTGGTGGACGTGGCGGTAAAGGTGGACGTCCTAGTAGCGGCGGCGGACGCGGCGGTGCCAAGGGTGGACCGGGTGGTTTCAGCGGTTCGCGTGGCGGCAAAGGCGGATCATCCGCTGCTGGCGCCAGCCGTGGTGGCAGATCAACGGAAGAAAGCAGCAAAGGTGGACGTGGCGGTCGCGGTGGAGCAGCGAGTGCAGGCGCGGGCTCATCTGGTGGCTACGCAGGTAAGGGCGGTGGCAAACCAAAAGGTGAGCGCCGTGCTGGTGATGCTGGTGGATCAACTGGCCGGGGCAAAGGCGCGTTGAGCTTTGGTTTTGGCTCAGGTAAAGGCGGATATAGCTCTACATCGGGTGGATCGGATAGTAGTTCAACCGGTGGACAAGGAAGTGGCCTGAACAGCGGCAGCGGTCGTGGTGAAGGAAGCTTTAAGTCCGGCAAGGGCGGCAAAGGCGGAAGTGGACGCAAAAACACTTCGCCGAGCGGCGTATTTATTGGAGAAAATGCAACTCCTGGTGGCGCTCAGGAAGGTGGAGCACCACGACGCAAGCGGAAGAAGAGCAAAGGTGCAGCTGGTAACGGTACGGCAGCTTTTGTACGGAAAAAGAAAAAATAA